From the genome of Polypterus senegalus isolate Bchr_013 chromosome 8, ASM1683550v1, whole genome shotgun sequence:
CatcaaaaaataacaatgaaaataagTAGTAAAACAAATCCCAACCATGATGCCTAACCATTATGTAAATAAGGTTACTAAAATATCAAAAGTCATTTCTGTCTGAGCAGATCTAGGGAGCGAGGCACAACAGACTCCCCAAAGAAGACAAATTAGACATTAAGGTTGGGGACAAAACACCAGTCAACTAGCTCCCAGTGAAATACACAGCAGACTGCCCATTCTAAATAATGGAGTGGGATGATCTGCTGATCTGTGCTGCTCAAGGTTGAAGTAAGACTGGGTTGAAAAATAACGAATCCAAGAAATTTAAGCTTTCGAGGctaattgattacatcttgcctgaagaaggggcctgatttgcctcaaaagcatgcatattgtaatattttcagtttagccaataaaaggtgttattttgcttgacttctcactacattcataatggctaacacagtacaacaccctagtataagaaatttacaaagagaaaaacagGAGGTTTCATACAAGAGACCAGTATTTATTTAAGAACAATTGAATCCAGAGAAAGTAAACTCTGATTGATAAAAGTGGGGGTAAGAGTAGAGAGGTCCAGAAGGAGAAATGCTTGAGGCAAAAAGGAGATAATAGCAGAGAGAATAAAAAAGAGACAGTTAAAGACAGCAGACCAAAACAGAACCTGTGGGGCGATTCCAAAGAAAACACGTGCCAGAAACATTTAAGTAACAAAAGTGACAAATGCGATCAGCTGCCAAAGACATACTGGTAGCATAAACTTTGTGAGGGGAAAGATGTAGGCAATGTACATATTCAACatgaacattttaattatttcagttttttgaggATGAAGAAATATTATTAGATGTATTTTTTAAGAGAATTTGGTGGGTGTTTAGGAGGGCAATACCACTAAactacaaagtaaaaacagaacatAGAGGGCCAGCAGATTAATCGGAATAGTTATAAAGAGTAAAATAGATATCACTGAAATAATAATTAGTCCAGATGAAGGTATCTAAATGACATGTTTGCCAATCTACCAATAACTGCATTGGTGTTAATATGCCACcccattgtaataaaaatatgttaataaatctTGTACAACAGTCATTTTTATTGTAACATTTTGTGCCCTCAAGTTATCAGCATTTTTAAATTAGAGATATGTATTGCCGATCATTATAACTCCAAAGTAAACTTTGGGGTCTTGTACTCTCAGAAAGCTACAGCTAGAAACTGGGGTTATGGGGCATGGATGTTAGATACAGGGTGTTGGATATAGAAGGTGTTAATGAGACTAACTTATATTTCAcattgtaataaagaaaaaaaaataaatgaaaggagtAAACAAAAGCACATATTTATTAAGTAGTAAAAAACCTGCACCATGAGGCATTCGGAGCAGAGTATCATTcggtttttgatgtatttttatcATGCGTTAAAAATTTATTTCATCGACTTATTTTGTATAGaaacttatttcattttatatcacTGGAAGAATAGGGAGGAAGACAGTAACCACACAACAGTCTCATTGATACAATACCAGTACAGAAGAAGAATCCATGTGAACTCTGCATTAGTTGTGCAGTGACCAGACTGTAATATAACCTCAGATCTTTGACTGCAAGGCAGCACTATTTACTGTACCACCATGGTCTTCAGGAACAAAACCATTGATCATAAGATTAAAATTTTATAGCAAGATCTATTAGAGGTCTTATAATTCTATGCAGCATATCTTACAGGATTAAAGTTAAAGAGGAAaaagaggcaaaagaaaaaattCAGCACAGGATAAATCATGAGAGATTTTTTAAGGCAACTGAATAAAGCTTAGAAACTGGCTGATGTTCAGTAGTACAAAAGAATAAGTTTCAATAATCCTTACTATCATCAGGTGAATGTAGTGAATTGCATTTATGAAGAGTTAAAAACAAGAACAGCTGAGAGTGAAGACGTGAGTGTTGAGTCTTGAAGTAAAAGTGACGATCGAGGACTCCTAATGGAGAAGAGCACCAGAAGGAATGAGCCACAAGTCTGATTGACTGTTCATCAGTTGTGCTATAGTTATGGCTTTGGGATTTTGAGAAGACTGCACTGAAAGGTATAATTTTCCTCGCAGGCGTAAGGGTGGTAAGCACTGTACATAGTTTCATCTGTTAGAAATTATATACTGGATAGAAAACCACCACAGCTAAACCAGATAACATGCAAAGCATCTACAACATTTAATTCTTGCCAGCACTCTTTCAGCAGCATTTCTACCCTATTCTTTATGCATTAAGATCAGTGAAACTTCagagattatgaagatgtcatgaAGTTTTTTAGCTAAGACACAAAGATAATAAAGTGCTTTTTGGAAGCATCTTAACAATTTTGCAGTGAAATTTCATTACTTTGTCatgctttcagtttttttaaatgcagtttgcAGCCTGACTACACCAATTTTTGTAATATGTCCATCAGTTGAAATCACTGTCCATTAAGCAAGGCATCCATCATATCATAGTTCTGCCTTTACCAGCTATAGGTTTCTCTCTTCAGAGACTTGAAATTACAATCTTGCACTTAATAATAATTTGAGACTTAATAAGTAATGGAATGTTACTTTACCACAAGAGAATGTTCTTATTCTTCTTTAGTGCTGGTtgttaggtttggattttttatggcttatttactgtatgtttaactCGATGCAAAtagcagttttgtctttaaaatacagtatatgtcactTAATATCTGTGTCAATAATCACTTATCTTTTTGCATTTTAGAATATCAGTGGAAACTATTTTGTGATGATGGACACCAGACTCCAGAGTCATTTCATTCTCCTTCAAGGAAACATATCGTCCTATTTGCAACAACAAGGAGTGGTTCATCCTTCACAGGGCAGCTGTTTAACCAACACCCAGACATTTTCTATTTGTTTGAGCCTCTGTACCATGTTCAACAAGCATTCACCAACTCAAGTGCCAGACTTCGTAAAATCTTAGATCGCCGTGCCCTTCTGGGAGCCTATAGAGACTTGCTACACAATCTCTACAactgtgatttttatttcttGGAGACTTACATTAAACCAGAACCCAAAGATCATGCCACAGCTTCATTTTTCAGGAGAGGATCTAGCAGTGCCTTATGCTCTCCACCAGTGTGTGAAGAAAGTCATGACAAGCTTGAGCCAGAAGAAATATGGTGCTTTAAAAACTGCCGTACACTCAACCTCACTTTGGCCACTACAGCATGTCAGGGCAGGAGTCATATGGCCATTAAAACAGTCAGAATTCCAGAAATTAAGGATTTGAAGATTCTTTCAGAAGATCCCAGACTAAATCTAAAGATTGTGCATCTAGTGCGAGATCCAAGGGGAATCTTGGCATCAAGGATGACTGCGTTCATGGACCAGTTTAGGGCTTGGAAGATTTGGAATGCAACTGGTAGGAGACCACATTATATAGACCTTTCTCAAATAACCAGGACTTGTACAGATCTATCTGATTCAGTAGAGACTGGTTTTAGCAAGCCTGCTTGGCTAAAGGGGAAATATATGCTGATTAGGTATGAAGACTTGGCAAAGGAGCCTGTGCAGAAAGCCAAAGAAATTTATAAGTTCATTGGCCTGGGCATGGATCCCAAAGTCCATACATGGATATTACAAAACACAAATGGAAGCAATAATGCAGAAGGAAATTACAAATTTACCACCACAAGAAATTCAAAAGCAACAGCAGAAAGCTGGAGACTAAATCTGGCATTTGATATTGTGCAAACAGTACAGCGCCTGTGCAATACCACATTATCTCAACTTGGATATAAAAGTGTGGGCTCAGTAGATGATCTGAGGAATATGTCCAATAGTTTGGTTGAACCAAGAACATTCATTCCATTTTTATGACGTTTTGATTCAGCATGGTATTTTGAAatcacaaatgtaataaaaaaaagattaaccaGAATTATCATGGTATGCTATATGGTGTTAATTACCCATTGCAGTAGAGCTGATATTACTCCGTTGCAGGAATTCTCACCAATGCATTATTTAAGGAGAGAGTATTACAAGCTgtttcaaaaaagaaatgcaagatCTTAAAATAAACTCATCAAGGGTGATGATTACATggtccattaaataataattgtgaCAGTACTATGACACTAGACATAGTTTTGAATTCTAAAGGCTTATTTGAGTGTCTTTTAGGCAATAAAACAATGACATACCAGGTAAAGTTTCATCAAGATAAACACTGTTTATTGACActacaaaactattttttttaattaaagtagtaaatgtatAACTTTATAAAAACAGAGACTTTTTATACTTTTTGGTATAACTGTATGTTTTGGATGATGGAGATCTGTgtctttttttggatttttacaatatttttggcAGAACATTACATTGTGTCTAAGTGTGTAtagacttttgtttcttttttatattgcatGATCCGTGTTGAAATGCACAATCATGAAAGGTTATATTTCCTACAACAAATTCCCAGGGGTAGAGGTTTCCAATCCATAGATCCTATATGTTCTTATCATTGTAAGAAAATTACCAGCCGCAATAGCTGCCAGCTACCCTTTTTtaagatacagtatatcaaacaTACCTAAGAGTTTTCCAGCCTTGCAACCTTAAAACCTAACAACCTGTCTTATTCAATAAGTTTATATaagcatttattttcttacttttaaaagttttacgATAAATATAACAGAGGACAGTGAAAATGTTGCTCAGTATGAGGAAAAGTAAGGTTATATCAACCGGTGgtaattcataaataaaaactgatgatggagaaataaattaagaaatcTTCTAGTAAAGGATAATACTGACAATGCATTGACAAAATGAAGATGAACAGAGAAACCAATAGCATTTTAGTGTAGTTGTAGAGGATGGAGCATCAAGAAAGCTGTTGAGGCCTGGTTGCTTACCATAGATTATTAGCTATCAGTTTGTGATGAAATCAAAGGAACTGCAAACTAAAACCAACCACATTCAAGCTGAAGCTAAAACATTTTTCACAGCACAAGAAGAAAATACTCAGTAGAGATGATCCAGAAGCCTGAGTGAATACCAACAGGGAAGATGCTGAAAGGAAAGTCGAAAATGATAAGTGATTGTCACTATTAATGAAGCCTAATCAGATACGCTAGGGTTACCAGCTCATgacaaacaaaatctaaaaatctgACTTTCTGTAGTCATTAAAGATCCCCGGGAACCTTTGTAAAGCGTAGGGTGTATTCCACTTtctctaattggctgtctctctcccaccatttcaccacctaatagctcatgtgtggtgagcgtattgATCTAAAAATGACTGTCGTCACATCAGCCAGGTGAATGCTACACATTATTGGTGGCTGAAGTGGATCCCCACTTACTGTAAagattactattattgttattattattaataaagttataaaaattctaaaatataaataaagctaAATTGTGCAAATGGAAAAGAAGatttaaaattattcaatttttaaaagtaaacagctttaaacagttcatttaaaaaaaatctgcactgtacaaaaatgtataatgtgttttagagttttactttttaaagctaAACAAATATATGTCAACTTAAAATAGTTATTGAAATTGCTGTATTTTATAACTTGTCAGGTAATTAATAATTAGTTCCATATACTTACCAAAACCTAATCATAAATATAGAAAATCAtatattgtgaatttttttttatggtaCCAATACATCAAAGggcaaattaaatacatttttcaaaactaGTTAATTGCTTACAAGGAATACTAGGTAGTTGCAAATGTGATATGATCTTCTCTAACAGGTCTGTGTGTCTGCTTCATGGAACGGAAAAGAAGATCTAGATCCAGATCTAGTCCACACAAGACCAAATCAGAATGCACTGATTTAACTGATTATTATATGAATGATATTGGTCACCAGTGCTAATACGTTACCTCACGTATTCTCTGAATGGCACCTGAGTGCTTTGATAATACCTCAATTGAAATTAATGCAGAAATCTTtgggacaaacaaactgtttgtACCCTTGCAGGATTGCCATTTTCTATGTAGAGGATGCAAGTAAAAGCAAGAGGACTTAAGTAAGTGCTAACACTAACACACATGTGACAACGTTTTGTTTTATAGACACTACTGTTTGAGAATTTTGATAATGGCAATTGTGAGCCTACTGTTGATGAAAGCATGACGCATGATGTCAGCTTTTTTCCAGTATATAAACtgcagatattatattatattattattatattatactatattacAAGTCTCCTGCTTTGGTTAGAAAGCTGAGATAGAAGAGCTTCCCAAATATCGATGGGAGGATCATCCCAGGGTTTGAGTGCACTATAGCTAAGGGCTCTCCCtctgaaaaaacatttatttattctttgaatTTTAAGGAGGTCAGCATCCTGAGATCACAATATACATTCTGTTCTGTAAAGTTAGGGGAGGCTAAAACATTTATGACTTTACTTGTGaggagtattttaaaatcagttctcaCTTCATTTGAAAGCTAGTAAGGTGAGTTTAGCACTGGTTTTACATTGTTATACTTCTTTGTTCCAGTGACGATTCTTGTCAGCATGTTTACATAAATCTCTCAAACAATGTGACTGTAAGGAAACGGGGTATGCCTAGTAGTAATGTCTTTTTAAGACAACTTAATCATCAAGCTTTTCAAGATTATACAACTGAAGAaaacttaattttataatattttaagttgaagAAATAaggctttagaaaaaacaaagtgACATTGGAAGGTTCGATCAAGGTTAAAGATAATACTTACATTTTTGATAAATGTAAGCCTTCTGAGCAAAAAGAATTCTGTATTGCCTTACTATTTACAGAGCTGataccaaaaataaaacttttttagtgtttttctctgaatttaaacaaataattatagATGCACTGTTTGACATCAATAAAGCAGATCCTTGATGATGTAAGTGAAGAAGTATTGATTTAAATGACATACAGCTGAGCATCAttaacatatgaatgaaacatTATTCTGAATGACATCTCCTAGTGGCAACATATATGACAGTAATGAGGGAGCTCTGTCTTCAGACTTATCTACACACTACAAATAATCTGATACTCTAAAATTGAGGGTTATTAATATTTTCAAGTGTTAATCTGCAAAAGTAACCAGAATCTCATTAAAAGCTTCCTACTAATTTTTAATCCTTTCAGCCCATATAGactgttaaacattttactttaatgatcTCTGTTTACGATTTCATTTACAGCTTTCTAATTTAAGACGATGTTTGCTTTActaatacactagcaaaatacccgcgcttcgcagcggagaagtagtgtattaaagaagtaatgaaaaagaaaaggaaacattttgaaaataacataacatgattgtcaatgtaattgttttgtcactgttgtgagtgatgagtgttgctgtcatatatatatcttaatttatttatccattcctaaataattaaatgggcaggctatttcatatcagtgcaatacactgtttgttaaaacggatgactcccgctcttacgtgcaagtctgcgtgaatattatgaactatcgtatttgttcaagttcgaaggaatttttatttagtcgacagaaatatctttggtaggaatgtaatttaaatgtaggcatcattgcatacatttttcttcaccatacaaatgtaaagagtaaatttgccttacattccaaccaaagatatttgtgtcgactaaatagaacttgaaaagatatattttttcgaatgtgatcacgtaattcagatcgagttgacacgcaccgacgcatcgagcccgcgtgctattgtggtttcgcctgtgtgcctcaataagtcaccctcccctcgctcttacttttttaccgttcatctaatgaatacactgagtatggctttaccaaaacaatcattgatggcgaataaagtatccattattcataaagcttcaattggtgatctgtctttctgcgttaaccgcatattttttcatacgtctcaaaccaaggggatgcgagggtaaaatgaatcgggaagcgcgcgtacatactcagtgcaccccctctcgggaatcaaaccttgaatgtcggcgctagaggcgaagcctctaccattgcgccatggtgtgtggtttgtctatttgagagtatgtagatcagggtatatatatatacatttaaagaagttatgaaaaagaaaagggaacattttaaaaataacgtaacatgattgtcaatatacagtaattgttttgtgagtgttatgagtgttgctgtcatcaaggatttgattatcattatttctttcaatcaggctcgtatttgtaggatgtgttgtgttcaagttacattccgtgtttgtcaatcgttgcaaagataacaggtttcattcattgattcatttcttactgcatcaataaacagctcgtctttccctttatctgagacgtgacac
Proteins encoded in this window:
- the si:ch73-62b13.1 gene encoding carbohydrate sulfotransferase 1 isoform X1; this encodes MCLSMECSWKTVLLLVCTSLGIQYTAIRSLRDTFSAPCSGGDLCQRREVKEYQWKLFCDDGHQTPESFHSPSRKHIVLFATTRSGSSFTGQLFNQHPDIFYLFEPLYHVQQAFTNSSARLRKILDRRALLGAYRDLLHNLYNCDFYFLETYIKPEPKDHATASFFRRGSSSALCSPPVCEESHDKLEPEEIWCFKNCRTLNLTLATTACQGRSHMAIKTVRIPEIKDLKILSEDPRLNLKIVHLVRDPRGILASRMTAFMDQFRAWKIWNATGRRPHYIDLSQITRTCTDLSDSVETGFSKPAWLKGKYMLIRYEDLAKEPVQKAKEIYKFIGLGMDPKVHTWILQNTNGSNNAEGNYKFTTTRNSKATAESWRLNLAFDIVQTVQRLCNTTLSQLGYKSVGSVDDLRNMSNSLVEPRTFIPFL
- the si:ch73-62b13.1 gene encoding carbohydrate sulfotransferase 1 isoform X2; this encodes MMPERKQKEYQWKLFCDDGHQTPESFHSPSRKHIVLFATTRSGSSFTGQLFNQHPDIFYLFEPLYHVQQAFTNSSARLRKILDRRALLGAYRDLLHNLYNCDFYFLETYIKPEPKDHATASFFRRGSSSALCSPPVCEESHDKLEPEEIWCFKNCRTLNLTLATTACQGRSHMAIKTVRIPEIKDLKILSEDPRLNLKIVHLVRDPRGILASRMTAFMDQFRAWKIWNATGRRPHYIDLSQITRTCTDLSDSVETGFSKPAWLKGKYMLIRYEDLAKEPVQKAKEIYKFIGLGMDPKVHTWILQNTNGSNNAEGNYKFTTTRNSKATAESWRLNLAFDIVQTVQRLCNTTLSQLGYKSVGSVDDLRNMSNSLVEPRTFIPFL